The DNA sequence TTCATCTAGCGCAGAGCTAGGCTCACCGGCACCATGACCTCCTTTGCGCCCACAGTGAAGATCTGCGAGAACCTGTCGCAGATGAGTTTCGCCGCGCGCGAGGTCATTCTCGCCGCGATCGATGCGCGAGTAGACAAGTCTGTGCCCGTCGTGCTGGCACTGTCTGGAGGTTCCACCCCTAAGCGGTTGTACGAGGAACTCCACGAAAAAgacctggcgctgctgcagcaacacgCCGTGCAGTTCATCCTTGGTGATGAGCGCCTTCTTTCGGAAGACGACGAGCAGAGCAACTTTTCCATGGCTACAAAGGCACTGCTGCGTGATGTGCCAAGCAGTGATGTCATCTCAATtgaccgccgcgccgcgctggCCACCTCGAAAGACGAGAAGGGCGGCCTTGATGGCGCGTGGGCAGTCGCACAGGATTACgaggtgaagctgctgaaTTGCTTGCCATGCAAGCAAATAAACGGTACGGCGAAGTCTGTTCCTGTGGTGGATATTGTACTTCTCGGATTCGGCTCTGATGGCCACACTGCCTCCATTTTTCCAGACTCTGTGGCGGCCACGGACGAAGAGCACGTTGTCTCGGTCAGCTTCCCCAGCCCAACCATGAGCCCCAAGGTCTGGCGTGTCACTCTCTCCAAGACTGTGATTCAGTACGCGAAGCATGTGGTCGTACTCGCCGCCGGCAAGGATAAGAACTGGGTCGTGCGCGGTGTACTCTCTGAGTCCCCGACCGATCCTTTGCCCGTCTCGCGGTTTTTGAGAGACTGCCGCGGGTCGGTGACGCTGCTCCTTGACCCCGGAGCGGGCGAGGGCGTCTCTGCGTAGCCCTACAAGCAGTGGTCTGCAGTTTATAcgcacagcgccgtcgctctcctctACCTTTTTCACCACCCCATAGTAGCACAGGTGTGCCCCATCGGCTGGGTAGCGCGTACCTAGCCTCATTTCTCTGTGTGCGACTTCCTTCACTTGCCCTTGGTTGCCgggtgggaggggtgggggagc is a window from the Leishmania panamensis strain MHOM/PA/94/PSC-1 chromosome 26 sequence genome containing:
- a CDS encoding 6-phosphogluconolactonase (TriTrypDB/GeneDB-style sysID: LpmP.26.2670), encoding MTSFAPTVKICENLSQMSFAAREVILAAIDARVDKSVPVVLALSGGSTPKRLYEELHEKDLALLQQHAVQFILGDERLLSEDDEQSNFSMATKALLRDVPSSDVISIDRRAALATSKDEKGGLDGAWAVAQDYEVKLLNCLPCKQINGTAKSVPVVDIVLLGFGSDGHTASIFPDSVAATDEEHVVSVSFPSPTMSPKVWRVTLSKTVIQYAKHVVVLAAGKDKNWVVRGVLSESPTDPLPVSRFLRDCRGSVTLLLDPGAGEGVSA